In candidate division TA06 bacterium, a single window of DNA contains:
- a CDS encoding ABC transporter ATP-binding protein: protein MFQFWDKDMVYLENIGVAFQGTYLFRNLTWHIGDGERIGLVGPNGAGKTTILKVMSGQLIPDEGSTSLTKGTRFGYLPQEEVAVRGRTLYREAASVFESVEDLREEQKQMEKVLEGMSSAPEDSSRLLEKYGHLQDEFEKRGGYEIRTQTEAVLSGLGFARNEWDRMTESFSGGWQMRIALAKILLSRPDVLLLDEPTNHLDLESMTWLEGYLDSFEGTVVVVSHDRYFMDRVADKTAELESGKLTQYPMNYTSYLGEKAKRQERIQAALKHQEERIEQLERFIERFKAKASKASQARSKMKILEKMKKIEHLPETRLIHFKFPPAPRCARRALELISVSKAYGEQKVFEDVEILVERGDRIAVVGVNGAGKSTLLRIMSGTEAPSSGERKLGHKVVVRYFSQQTADMLDPDRTVLEEIESAAPDNPAQNLRRLLGAFLFSGDDVFKKVRVLSGGEKCRLAIAKILLTSVNFLILDEPTNHLDQRGKEVFEQALAQYTGAFVLVTHDRYLIDRLAKKIFLVKGGRVKTYFGNYTDYLWKSKQEEPEKYEVQSTKEKGSKGAERREKKRWEAIERQKVYEKKKKARHVEEEIETVEARVAEIETMLSNPETYKDEQLIRELVYEDKDLREKLEQLYEKLETILSEET from the coding sequence ATGTTTCAGTTCTGGGACAAAGACATGGTCTATCTGGAGAACATAGGTGTAGCATTTCAGGGAACATACCTGTTCAGGAACTTGACCTGGCACATTGGAGACGGGGAAAGGATTGGCCTGGTTGGGCCGAACGGGGCAGGGAAGACAACAATATTGAAAGTCATGTCTGGACAGCTCATTCCCGATGAGGGCAGTACCAGCCTGACCAAAGGCACCAGGTTTGGCTACCTTCCTCAGGAGGAGGTGGCAGTCCGGGGCAGAACCCTTTACCGGGAGGCTGCCTCCGTCTTTGAAAGTGTTGAAGACCTCAGGGAAGAACAGAAACAGATGGAGAAGGTACTTGAGGGTATGTCTTCCGCGCCAGAGGATTCTTCGAGACTGCTGGAGAAGTATGGTCATCTTCAGGATGAGTTCGAGAAGAGAGGCGGCTATGAAATAAGGACACAGACTGAAGCCGTTCTCTCGGGCCTTGGGTTTGCCAGAAACGAATGGGACAGGATGACTGAAAGCTTTAGCGGCGGATGGCAGATGAGAATCGCCCTCGCAAAGATTCTATTATCGAGACCTGATGTTCTACTTCTTGACGAGCCTACAAATCACCTTGACCTTGAATCGATGACCTGGCTAGAGGGTTATCTTGACTCCTTTGAAGGGACTGTTGTGGTGGTTTCGCACGACAGGTACTTCATGGACAGGGTTGCAGATAAGACAGCGGAACTGGAATCCGGCAAACTCACCCAGTATCCGATGAACTACACTAGCTACCTGGGAGAAAAGGCCAAAAGGCAGGAAAGGATCCAGGCTGCCCTGAAGCACCAAGAGGAAAGGATTGAGCAACTCGAAAGGTTTATTGAAAGATTCAAGGCCAAAGCAAGCAAGGCATCGCAGGCCAGAAGCAAGATGAAGATCCTTGAAAAGATGAAGAAAATTGAGCACTTGCCGGAGACACGGCTCATCCACTTCAAGTTTCCTCCTGCCCCTAGATGCGCAAGGCGAGCTCTTGAACTCATCAGTGTATCCAAAGCATACGGTGAACAAAAGGTCTTTGAAGATGTGGAGATCCTTGTTGAGAGAGGTGACAGAATAGCCGTTGTCGGCGTGAACGGTGCTGGTAAGTCGACCCTACTCAGGATTATGTCTGGCACGGAGGCTCCATCTTCAGGAGAGAGAAAACTGGGGCACAAGGTGGTTGTTCGATATTTCTCCCAGCAGACTGCCGACATGCTTGATCCCGACAGGACCGTTCTCGAAGAGATTGAATCGGCAGCTCCGGATAACCCTGCGCAGAATTTGAGGAGGCTGCTAGGTGCGTTTCTATTCTCCGGGGACGACGTCTTCAAGAAGGTGAGAGTGCTCTCAGGAGGGGAGAAGTGCAGGCTAGCTATTGCCAAGATACTTCTCACCTCTGTGAATTTCCTAATACTCGACGAGCCCACGAATCATCTCGATCAAAGAGGTAAAGAAGTATTTGAGCAGGCCCTCGCCCAATACACAGGTGCTTTCGTCCTCGTCACGCACGACAGGTATCTGATAGACCGCCTGGCGAAAAAGATCTTCCTTGTCAAGGGGGGCCGTGTAAAGACATATTTTGGCAACTACACTGATTATTTGTGGAAATCAAAACAAGAGGAGCCGGAGAAGTACGAAGTGCAAAGTACGAAGGAGAAAGGATCAAAGGGGGCTGAGAGAAGAGAGAAAAAGCGGTGGGAGGCTATCGAAAGACAGAAGGTATATGAAAAGAAAAAGAAAGCCAGACATGTAGAAGAAGAGATAGAGACTGTGGAAGCCAGGGTTGCTGAGATTGAAACGATGCTGTCCAATCCTGAAACCTATAAGGATGAGCAGCTCATCAGGGAACTGGTCTATGAGGACAAGGATCTGCGGGAAAAACTGGAACAATTGTACGAGAAGCTTGAAACGATACTATCTGAAGAGACATAA